The Chitinophaga lutea genome contains the following window.
GCAATTATCCCTTATCTTTGGACCTGGCATTGCCATTGTTCGAGTGGACGGTGCTTTTCCGCAACCGGCAATACGCCGGCCTGCTCCGAAATATGGAGCAGGAACAACTGGAAAACCGCACCCTCTTCCAGCCCGCCGGCGAGTTCCTGTACACCGTGTTAAAAGACACCACCCTGAACGGTTACCGGCTGCGCCCGGGCGAAGTGCTCCGCTACGAAACCTCCGACCCCGTGGTGCTGCGAAAGGCGGCGAAACACCTGGCGCGGCAGCGGCAACCATATTCACCTACCGTGATTTTATACCATCTTGATTCATTAACCCTTCGTAAGCACCCAACGAATGAACTGGAAGAGATTTTCAATTTTTTGCGCTAGTTTCCTGACCTTTTTCCTGGCGGAATCCGTCTATGTATTTTCCTGCGGCGGCGGGGAACCGGATCCGTACGATTATTACACCAACTTCTTCAACCCCAACATCGCATCCAAAAAAGGGTTCGAGCCGTTTTATTACACCGGCCTCGCGAACTATTACGGCCGGGAAGAGGATGAAACGGCCATCAACCTGCGCAGCTGGCACGCCTTCTTCGGCGGCAAGGCAACGGAGGCGGATATACGGGAATTTATCTACACCTACTCCCGCCCCCAGATGGCGGCGCTCTACAATCACATCGAAAAAGGCGTAGCCCTGCAGGCGCCGGACAGTGTGCAGCAAAACACCCTCACCCGCTGGTTCATCGGCAGCAAAGACCGTGAAACGCTGGGTTACCTCATGTACGCCAAACAATGCGAACCGCATACCGGCGGGGGCGGCGGATGGGAAGCGCCCGTGCGCGACTCCCTCACCATGATCAAACTGTCCCGCAACGGGGTGCAGCTGTACAAGGCCTGCAAAAACGAGCAGATCAGGGAACGGTACGCTTTCCAGGCCATCCGCCTGGCGCACTACGGCCGCGACTATCACCAGGCGCTCAGGTATTACGATTCCCTGGCGGCGCCTATCCGCTCGGGCTCCCTGATATACTACAAATCGCTGGCGCTGAAAGCGGGTGCGCTCCTGCGCACCGGCGCCAAAGCGGAAAGCGCCTATATTTTCTCCCGCGTGTTTGAACAGGCGCCTTCCCTCCGGGAAATGGCCTTTACCAACACCGGCTGGGCCGGCGCGCCGGAACAGGAAGTGATGCGGCGCTGCGCCAATACGGAAGAAAAAGCGACCGTGGCGGCGATGTACGCCTGCCGGGTGTACGACCTGCATCCGCAGGGCATCCGCAACGTGTACCGCCTCTCCCCGCAGTCGCCCATGCTCGATGTGCTCCTTGGCCGCGAGATCAACAAACTCGAAGACGGCTTCCTCTACAACCGCCTGAGCAAGGCGCGGTTCGGGGACGACGGCTACAACTACAGCAACGCGGCGGAGTCCGGTACCGCCCAGGTGGCGGCGCTGCAGCAGTTGCTCGACAGCCTGGCCAGCGGCGGGAAAGTAAAGGAACCGGCGCTCTGGCAGATCTCATCGGCCTACCTCTCTTATATGCTGAAAGATTTTCCGGGCGCGCATAAAAGGCTCGACGCGGCGAAGGCGGCGGCGCAGCAGCGCACCGCCCTGAAAGACCAGTGGGAGATCGTACGGCTGATCGTATCGGTGGAAGAGCAGTCGCAGATCGGGAAAGACTTCGAGGCGCAGCTGCTCGAATCGTTCCGCTGGCTCGACAGCAAGCTCGACACAACCAGTAAACGGGAATCCTGGTATTACGATGGCCCCAGCAGCGCTGAAATAGACCAGGACTTTTATTTCAGGATGTACCGCAACCTGCTCGATTACGTGGTGGCCACCCGCTACATCCAGCAGGGCGACATCACCCGCCAGGCGCTCATCCTCTCCAAACGCGACAAGGTAAGCCCCTACGGTGGCATCGACGGCTACTATCCCTCCGCGAAGGATTTTTTAACGGACAGCCTGCAGGCCCAGCAGCTCATCCAGCTGTACAACCTGCAGCAGCAGAAAAGGAAAACGCCGTTTGAACAATATCTCTGCAAGGAGTTCACGATGACGGAAAACGAGGTGGGCGAAGCCATCGCGGTGGGTTTTGTACGCCAGCACGATTTTGCCAATGCCGTTACCTGGTTCAAGAAATCCGGCAGCTCCCGCACCGCGGGGCTGGCCTTTACGCCGCAGCTGGAAGATTACGGGGTAGACAGCAGCGAAACCGTGATCAGCCAGGCGGAGTACGCCGCCACCATGCTGGAGCTGGAGAAAAAGATGAAAAACAACAGGGCCACGGCGGAAGATTATTACAAATACGCCACCGGCCTGTTCAGCATCTCCTACTACGGCCACGCCTACCAGCTTTCCGCGAAGTACCGCCCCAGCACCCGCTGGTACGAGCCGGTGCACGACAGCCGCCCCGACCTGAAGCAGTACTACGGCTGTTACCGCGCCGAAGAGTACTACAAAAAAGCGGCGGACGTTGCCACCAACCGGGAATTCAAGGCCCGCTGCCTGTTCATGGCCGCGCGCTGCGCCCAGAAGCACCTGTATGATGAGAAGAAAGACTGGTACATCCTGGCCTCGGAGCAAAACCCGCACTTCCCCGAACTGGTGAAAAACTACAGCAATACGGCATTTTACAAGGAAACGTTCGACCGTTGCGGTTACCTGCGCGACTTTGTGTATATGCAGAAGAAATAAGCCGTGAACGTCTCCCGTGTGCCCACGGGAACATCCATATCGTAGGCAAAAGCAAAGCATACCTAATCGGGTATGCTTTGCTTTTTTATGGCAGCCCCGCTGCCCCCCCCTGATGATTTTCCCTTTTGCGTAAATAATTTTCCCGATTGCGAAGGCGCTTCCGCCACGGCTACCCGATTTTTGCCCAAAGCTTTTACCCGGATGTCCAAACGCAAAACGCTCTTCCGCCGTGTGAACGACTGGCTGCACCTCTGGCTGGGCCTCACATCAGGCATTATTGTGGTGATTATCGCCCTCACCGGCTGTATATACGCCTTCCAGGAAGAGATTTCCGACCTCACCCAACCCTACCGCTTCGTAAAAGCGGAAAACCGGCCTTTCCTCCCCCCATCCGCCATGCGCCAGGCCGCCGCCCTGCTGGCCGGCGAAAACCCCGTGCTCGGCGTTACCTACGGCCATACCGGCCGCTCGGCCATTACCGCCTACATGGACAAGGAAGACGGGTACACCCTGATTTACATGAACCCCTACACCGGGGCCATCCTCAAGGAAAAAGCGCTCAAACACGATTTTTTCCGTTTCATACTCGAAGGGCACTTCAACCTCTGGCTGCCCCGCCCCATCGGGCAACCGATCGTGGCCACCGCCACCCTTATTTTCATTTTGCTGCTCATCAGCGGCCTCATCATGTGGTGGCCCAAAAGATGGAACCGCGCCAACCGCAACAAAAGTTTCAAGGTCAAAACCGGCGGCAGCGCCAAACGCCTGAACTACGACCTGCACAACGTGCTGGGCTTTTACGCCATGACCATCGCGCTGGTGCTCGGCATCACCGGGCTCGTGTGGGGGTTCCAGTGGTTCTCCAAAAGTTATTTCTACACCGTTACCGGCGGCCGCACGTTCAAGGAGTGGAAAGCCCCGCTCTCGGACACTACGGCCATTGCCGCCATGCAGCTCCCCGAAGATAAGATCTGGGCGCAGGTACGGCACCTGAACGGCAGTATCGATATCGACTTCGCCAACAAAACGGCCGACCCCATCCGCGTGACCTACAACCCGGAAAAAGGCACCTATTATAAAAGGGAATTCTGGTTCTACGACCGTTATACCCTCAAAAAGATCCCCGGCGGCGGTTTCTACGGCAAACCTTACGAGGCCACCTCCAAAGGAGAAAAGCTCTACCGCATGAACTACGACATTCATGTGGGCGCCATCGCCGGCCTGCCGGGCAAGATCCTGATGTTCTGCATCAGCCTCATCTGCGCCAGCCTGCCCGTAACCGGGTTCATCATCTGGTGGGGCAGGAAGAAAAAACAGGCTAAAAAGAAAAAGACCACCTTCCGGCGGCCGCAACCGGCGGCGGTGCAGGAAGCAGAGCCGGCATTGCCATAAATCAGAAAGGGAGGCGCTAACGGCCTCCCTTTTTTTATCTCATTTACAGGTTACAGGTACCATTTTTTATACCGCAGCAGGCCTTCCACAAAATAGTAGTCCGCATACGTCAGCGGCACATCCACCTCACTGTTCCCTAAAAAATGCCCCACGCTGTGCTGCAGCAGGAAACCGCCGTTTTCACCCGGCTTCGCGCGATACGCGTCTGACGAGAGGGCTTTCAGCATCACCGCCGCGGCATCCACATACCGTTCCCGATCCGCTTTGGAGGCGTATTGCCCCAGCTCCAGCAGGGCCGATGCGGCGATGGCGCCGGCGGAAGCATCGCGGTTGGTGGGGATCTGCGGGGCGTTGTAATCCCAGTACGGAATTTTGTCGGCCGGCAGGTTGGGATGGCGCAGGATAAAATCTGCGATGTGTTGCGCGTGCTGCAGGTAGACGTTGTTTTTCGTAAAGCGGTACATCATGGTAAAACCGTACAGCCCCCACGCCTGCCCGCGGCTCCAGGCCGAAGTGTCGTGCGCGCCCTGCCCGTTCACTTTTTTCAGGATGGCGCCGGTGTTAAGATCGTAGTCTACGATGTGGAACGTGCTATGGTCGGGGCGGTAGTGATTTTTGAGGGTGGTGTTGGCATGCGTTTCGGCGATGGTGCGGAATTTCGGGTCGCCGCCCTGCTGCGCCACCCACAGCAATTGTTCGAGGTTCATCATATTGTCGATGATCACCGGGCAGTTGAGGCGGCTGCTTTTGTTCCACGACTGGATGGCGTGGATGGAAGGGCGGTAACGGGTTACCTGGTATACGGCGGCCGTGTCGATCACGTCTTTATATTTTTTGTCGCCCGTGATGCGGTAGGCATTCCCGAAGGAGCAGTAGATCATGAAACCGATGTCGTGGTTGCCGGTGTAGCGTTTTTCCTTTTCGAGGATGGTGAGGCGCCTTTCCGCTTCGGCTTTCACCTGGGCGTCTTTCGTGTATTCGTACAGGTACCAGAGCGTGCCGGGATAAAACCCGCTGCACCACCATTCCGTATTGGACGTCACGGATTTGCCGTGCTGGAAGGTGCGGGGCATCCGGTTGGCGGGTGTACTGTCTTTCAGCACGGCGTACTGCCATACGGCGAAGCGCATGTTGTCGTCGATCAGCCGGCGCATCTCCGCTTTGGAGTGTTGCTGCGCAAAGGCGGCCAGGGGAAGCAGTACAGCCAGCGCGGCTGCTTTCGTCAGTTTTCCTGCGGTGGATATCATGGGTGGAATGTTTTACCGTTAACACGGCGAAGGGCCTGCAAACGTTTGCGACAAAATAGCAAATGCATGGAATTTCACAAGTATTAATTTATACTTGCGGATGCGATTTATTCTGACGGTATCTCTCCTGTTTTTTTCGATCTCCCTGTTTGCCCAGTCGTATGCCGGTAAAGTGACCGCCGTAAAAGACGGCGACACCATTGAAATGCTGGTGAATGGCAAGCCCGTACGCGTGCGTTTGTTCGGGATCGACTGCCCCGAGAAAGGCCAGCCCTTCGGCGAAAAAGCCCGGCAGTACACCGCCGGCCTCTGCTTCGGCAAAACCGTCACCGCCGTGCAGCGGAGCCGCGACCCGTACGGCCGCATCGTGGCGGACGTGTACCTGGCCGACCGGCGTTTTCTCAATGAAACGCTCGTAACGGCAGGCTATGCCTGGCATTATAAGAAGTTCAGCAAAAGCGAGGTGCTGGCGGAAGCGGAAAAAAAGGCCCGCGCCGGGAAGCAGGGACTGTGGGCGGACGCTTCGCCCGTGGCGCCCTGGAACTGGCGTAAACAGAAAGGCACCGTGTATTCCGCCCGTTAACATTAAAAATATCATTGTATGAGCAGACCACAACACACCGTAACGCTCCGTTTTCTGGCCGAGCCGTCTGACGTTAATTTCGGGGGAAAAGTGCACGGGGGCTCCGTGATGAAATGGATCGACCAGGCGGGTTTTACCTGCGCCGCCAACTGGAGCGGCCAGTATTGTGTAACGGTGTACGTGGGTGGCATCCGGTTCTACAAACCCATCGCCATCGGCGACCTGGTGGAGATCTCGGCCTCCATCATCTATACCGGCAACACCAGCATGCACATTTCCATTCATGTATACGCCGGCAATCCCCGCCAGCAGGAAAAGATAAAAACCACCCATTGCATCATGGTGTTCGCCGCCATCGATGAAAAAGGCCAGACGGTGCCCATTCCCAAATGGGTGCCTGAAACGGAAGATGAGATCAATATGGAAAAATACGCCCACCGGTTGATGGACCTCCGGAAGAATATCGAAGATGAGATGAAACAATATCTCTGAACCCGCGCAAACCGCAGTTCCGGGCGGATGCCCGCAGGCGGGAATTTCC
Protein-coding sequences here:
- a CDS encoding PepSY-associated TM helix domain-containing protein, encoding MSKRKTLFRRVNDWLHLWLGLTSGIIVVIIALTGCIYAFQEEISDLTQPYRFVKAENRPFLPPSAMRQAAALLAGENPVLGVTYGHTGRSAITAYMDKEDGYTLIYMNPYTGAILKEKALKHDFFRFILEGHFNLWLPRPIGQPIVATATLIFILLLISGLIMWWPKRWNRANRNKSFKVKTGGSAKRLNYDLHNVLGFYAMTIALVLGITGLVWGFQWFSKSYFYTVTGGRTFKEWKAPLSDTTAIAAMQLPEDKIWAQVRHLNGSIDIDFANKTADPIRVTYNPEKGTYYKREFWFYDRYTLKKIPGGGFYGKPYEATSKGEKLYRMNYDIHVGAIAGLPGKILMFCISLICASLPVTGFIIWWGRKKKQAKKKKTTFRRPQPAAVQEAEPALP
- a CDS encoding glycoside hydrolase family 88 protein; its protein translation is MISTAGKLTKAAALAVLLPLAAFAQQHSKAEMRRLIDDNMRFAVWQYAVLKDSTPANRMPRTFQHGKSVTSNTEWWCSGFYPGTLWYLYEYTKDAQVKAEAERRLTILEKEKRYTGNHDIGFMIYCSFGNAYRITGDKKYKDVIDTAAVYQVTRYRPSIHAIQSWNKSSRLNCPVIIDNMMNLEQLLWVAQQGGDPKFRTIAETHANTTLKNHYRPDHSTFHIVDYDLNTGAILKKVNGQGAHDTSAWSRGQAWGLYGFTMMYRFTKNNVYLQHAQHIADFILRHPNLPADKIPYWDYNAPQIPTNRDASAGAIAASALLELGQYASKADRERYVDAAAVMLKALSSDAYRAKPGENGGFLLQHSVGHFLGNSEVDVPLTYADYYFVEGLLRYKKWYL
- a CDS encoding thermonuclease family protein, with amino-acid sequence MRFILTVSLLFFSISLFAQSYAGKVTAVKDGDTIEMLVNGKPVRVRLFGIDCPEKGQPFGEKARQYTAGLCFGKTVTAVQRSRDPYGRIVADVYLADRRFLNETLVTAGYAWHYKKFSKSEVLAEAEKKARAGKQGLWADASPVAPWNWRKQKGTVYSAR
- a CDS encoding acyl-CoA thioesterase translates to MSRPQHTVTLRFLAEPSDVNFGGKVHGGSVMKWIDQAGFTCAANWSGQYCVTVYVGGIRFYKPIAIGDLVEISASIIYTGNTSMHISIHVYAGNPRQQEKIKTTHCIMVFAAIDEKGQTVPIPKWVPETEDEINMEKYAHRLMDLRKNIEDEMKQYL